A single window of Pseudarthrobacter defluvii DNA harbors:
- a CDS encoding AAA family ATPase: MGRKNYLIEGGSGTGKTAVCNELRRRGFHAINGDRELAYQGDPETGEPVEGITGVAVHRHHLWRVDQVRALAADQREALTFFCGGSRNLAEFIDLFDGVFVLEVDLETLQRRLDGRPRDEWGGRKTERELIEHLHGTREDIPPGGIAIDATAPLTKVVDDILRRV; the protein is encoded by the coding sequence ATGGGCAGAAAGAACTACCTCATTGAAGGCGGCTCGGGAACCGGCAAGACCGCTGTCTGCAATGAACTGCGGCGGCGCGGCTTCCACGCCATCAACGGGGACCGGGAGCTCGCCTACCAAGGCGACCCGGAAACCGGTGAACCAGTAGAGGGCATCACCGGAGTCGCCGTCCACCGGCACCACCTGTGGAGGGTGGACCAGGTCAGGGCCTTGGCAGCGGACCAGCGGGAAGCCCTCACCTTCTTCTGCGGCGGGTCGAGGAACCTCGCCGAATTCATCGATCTCTTCGACGGCGTCTTCGTTCTCGAGGTGGACCTCGAAACGCTGCAGCGACGGCTTGACGGGCGCCCGCGGGATGAATGGGGCGGACGGAAGACCGAACGGGAGCTGATCGAACACCTGCACGGCACACGGGAGGACATCCCGCCCGGCGGCATCGCGATCGACGCCACCGCGCCGCTCACCAAGGTTGTGGACGACATTCTGCGGCGCGTTTGA